TGTCTGTCATTGAACGCATCTTGTTTGTAAAGATGTCACCTTTGTTTTCAGTCTAGAGGACACTGAATGAGGTTTATTATTACTGCAGCACCACTTACTCAATGTCTGTGTTGAAATGTTATCATAAAAGGAACAAGatagtttttaaaacaatatatttgaATGACTAACGCacctttttaatgtttcagttcCCTGGAGGAAGTGACAACTACCTGACAATCTCCGGGTCCAGCCATCCCTTCCTCTCGTCTTCAGAGGTAAACCCTGAAAGATCTGATCAAACAGTTTATGTTTTCTCTCTAAGCAGGTTTTTATCGCTCGGTATGACTTAAAATTGTAATGATGTTAACCTTATAAATGCTGCTTTCAAGTCCCGTCGTGAAAATGAAAACTAGACCTCCTCCCTTCCCTCTTTCCGTCTTCCCTCCAGACCTTCCACACCCCCAGCCTCGGCGATGAGGAGTTCGAGATCCCCCCGATCTCTCTGGACCCGGACTCGGCCCTCACCGTGTCGGACGTGGTGTCGCACTTCGGCGAGCTGTCGGACACGGGACCCTCGGACAGCGTGGTGGTCCCCGGGAACGCCGTGGTGGAAGGGGACGACCCGTCGTTCGCCTCCACCTTCGTCAACGCCCCCTCGCAGGGGCTTGAGCACCTGAGTCTGGGGGTCATAGGTCACCAGTCGGGAGGCGGCGCTCTGCTGGGGTCGTCGCTGGGGATGGTGAGAAGGGCGGGACTTTTAGATTTTAAAGTTCTTTCAGTTTAAATGTCTCTAAATGTTTCTCCGCTCGCAGGACCTCGGCCATCCGATCGGCTCTCAGTTCAGCAGCTCGGTCACCATCGACGTCCCGCTGGGCGACATGAGCCAGGGCCTTCTGGGCTCCAGCCAGCTCACCACCATCGACCAATCGGAGCTCAGCGCTCAGCTGGGGCTCGGCCTGGGAGGAGGGAACATTTTACAACGCTCCCAGTCGCCCGAACACCGGCTGTCGGCCACGGCGTCGCCCACCAGCTCGCTGCAGGACGACGACATGGACGACTTCAGGAGGGTCCGTCTCTAAACGTGTGGAGGTTAATTAGACGATGTCTACGCTCCTGTTTCATTGTTCTCTCTCCTCGTCTCTTCCCATCAGAGCGTCCTGGTCGAGTCCCCCGTCTCTCTGGTCGTCTCCCCCGCCGTCATCTCGCTCGACCCCTCGCTGTCGGCGCCCCCTCTCTCCGCTCCGGCCTCCAGAGAACAACAGAAGAGATACCCCAACGAGCATCAGAAACCCGTGTCGGCCTACGCCCTGTTCTTCAGCGACACGCAGGCGGCCATCAAGGGGCAGAATCCCAACGCCACGTTCGGAGAGGTGTCGAAGATCGTGGCGTCCATGTGGGACAGCCTCGGCGAGGAGCagaaacaggtgagagaggaCGACGGAGTCAAGAATCTGATTGCAGTCGTGACCTCACTGTGTCAGCTGGATGAAAGCAGATTCAGtaaccccgccccccccccgtTTGACTTTCAGGTTTACAAGAGGAAAAACGAAGCGGCAAAGAAGGATTACTTGAAGGCGATGGCGGAGTACAGAGGCGGACATTTTTCTCAGGTAAGAGGTTCTCCGATACATCAAACAGTCGGATCAAAGGTGGAATGAAAATTGTTTAAAGGAACGCTGAAagaaggtcagtgtgtgatgtcacgaggtcagtgtgtgatgtcacgaggtcagtgtgtgatgtcacgaggtcagtgtgtgatgtcacgaggtcagtgtgtgatgtcacgaggtcagtgtgtgatgtcatgaggtcagtgtgtgatatcacgaggtcagtgtgtgatgtcacgaggtcagtgtgtgatgtcacgaggtcagtgtgtgatgtcacgagGTCAGTgcgtgatgtcatgaggtcagtgtgtgatatcacgaggtcagtgtgtgatgtcacgaggtcagtgtgtgatgtcatgaggtcagtgtgtgatgtcatgaggtcagtgtgtgatatcacgaggtcagtgtgtgatgtcacgagGTCAGTGTGAGATGTCAcgaggtcagtgtgatgtcacgaggtcagtgtgtgatgtcacgaggtcaatgtgtgatgtcacgaggtcagtgtgtgatgtgtgtgatgtcacgaggtcagtgtgtgatgtcacgaggtcagtgtgtgatgtcacgaggtcagtgtgtgatgtcacgagGTCAGTGCGTGTTGTCACGAGGTCAGTGTGAGATGTcacgaggtcagtgtgtgatgtcatgaggtcagtgtgatgtcacgaggtcagtgtgtgatgtcacgaggtcagtgtgatgtcacgaggtcagtgtgtgatgtcatgaggtcagtgtgtgatgtcacgaggtcagtgtgtgatgtcacgaggtcagtgtgtgatgtcatgaggtcagtgtgatgtcacgaggtcagtgtgatgtcacgaggtcagtgtgtgatgtcacgaggtcagtgtgatgtcacgaggtcagtgtgtgatgtcacgaggtcagtgtgtgatgtcacgaggtcagtgtgtgatgtcacgaggtcagtgtgtgatgtcacgaggtcagtgtgtgatgtgtgtgatgtcacgaggtcagtgtgtgatgtcacgaggtcagtgtgtgatgtgtgtgatgtcacgaggtcagtgtgtgatgtcacaaggtcagtgtgtgatgtcatgatgtcagtgtgtgatgtcatgatgtcacgaggtcagtgtgtgatgtcacgaggtcagtgtgtgatgtcacgaggtcagtgtgtgatgtcacgaggtcagtgtgtgatgtcacgaggtcagtgtgtgatgtcatgaggtggtTATGACTCTGGACTCATCGACGTCTGAGAGTTTTGTTAAAGTGAGATGAGGCGTTCAAAGACAgcagcagtgtcgttcttttccatcattGCGACTATaaggagacactgaggaggcttATCTACGGTGTGCCTGaggggacaaaatagcatgtgattAATCGTGATTTGCTTTGATTTCAGACCTTACTAATCAGGATGAATGTCTCTACGGGTGTTTGACACGGTTAAGTCAGGATGAATGTGATGTAACTGAGTTTGTAAAGACTCCGCCTCCATCAGACAAACATCCGTCAGTAAAGCTTTAATCTTCACTTCACAGCAGGAGAGATGTTCtaacttcctctctctcttttctctcttcaggcTCCGATTGAAGTGATGGACACCTCCCCGTCGccccctcctccagcccccGCCCCCTCCATCAAGACCTCCCCCGCCTCCACCCTGTCCACTCGCACCACCCGCTCCCAGCACTACAACCCCGAGGAGAACACCATCACCAACATCTGCACGTCCAACATCATCCTGGACCTCCCCCAGGTCACGACGCGCTCTCGGACCGGCGCCATTAAACCCCAACCCCCACCCGCCCCCCTGCAGAACCCCCCCGCCGTCACCAAAATCATCATCAAACAGACGCAGCTGCCCTCCGGCGGCGTGTCCGTCACGGCGACGGCCGCCTCCTCGCCGCGGCAGCCTCCGCCCCTCCAGCAGATGCAGAGCAACCCTCCTCCCCCGCGGCTGCAGCAGATGGTGCGCGCTCAGGCTCCGCCCCCTCTGCAGGCCAAACCGCGGGGAGGAGGAGCAGCCGCCGCCGCCAAGGCTCCGCCCCCGCTGCAGATCAAAGTCGTCCCGCCGGCGAGACAGTCGGACGCGAGCGTGCCGATCATCGTGACGTCATCGGGCGACGCGCCCACATCGGTGTCGCTGCTGGGTCTGAGGATGGAGGTCGGTCAGTCGGGCGACGTGGAGGCgggaggagaggaagtggtGGAGGCGGAGGAAGGGGTGAGACTCATACTCCACAGTGTTGCATTCACTGTCCCAGAAAAGAATCGTAAATGTCTGTATTTGCTACTTTCTGTCcagatggaggtggaggtgaaCATCGCCCCCGTCCCCAGCATGACCCCCACCGCCGGCCGGAACGTGTGCGTGCGCGCCGGCTGCAACAACCCGGCCGTGGAGAGCAAAGACTGGGACAAAGAGTACTGCAGCAACGAGTGTGTCGCCAACCACTGCAGGTCGGTTCACAACAACGTGCACGACGACCTCATCtgaaaacacaatgacacaagaTGAGCAAAGACagaattattaatattattattatttcatttaaatatatgcacacttatgtaaatactgtaatcgacccatctgtcacataactgcattttacttctcatgttacttcagcatcttttgcactgtttcatatttaatcatataaatattagtcttttcttatcatgtttattgttgatatttaatgttgtacttgtacataagagagcacagaacaccaaagttaaattccttgtgtgtgtaagcatagctgtccaataaatctgattctgattctgacagaAGAGGAATTGTTTTGTCcccagggggcgccaaaatcaacacaaagcaaAAGTTCCTCAGATGAATTTTCTTCATTGTTGTCTGCATGATTTCAACCGACAGCTGCAAGAGACAATCACATggtttattatttcatttagaTAATCAGGGAATTTGTTTCTCAAGGAATCATGAAAAATGCTCTTCAGGACGTTCTTAGATTTTCTTGTTCTGAccataattttatttatttatttatttatttattatttatttatttatttatttatttagggacattgcatattgataaacatttctgtaaatataatTTTCATCTCTTGACCCTGGcaagattttataaaaggctcctttaaaaaaacaaaacaaattcaaacatcgctaaaagctacaaaaatagaaatatcacGACAGTAATTAAGCAGACACCggagaaaatacataaaccatgcaggatacacataaagcagcaATTGGTtcatatataaaatgtattatcatGCAGGAGGACAGACATGGAGAAGCACTGAGCAGACataagaaacaaaacaagtgttagTAAAAGCACGTAGCCAATGATTTCATTGTATGTCAGCGACgacgctcgtgcatgtaagtgaggggggcgtggcttttgagggagcacagaggggagagggcgggtgcagacggagcactgagggaatactACTTTCAAAAATCATGTTAGTTCTTTTGAAAATGACcgaccctgcctttaaatgaaTAATGGTCAaagccatttatttttttttatctgcctCTACACTTCCATACGTCTAAATAAGGAGTTGAAATGACCTCTCTTGTTGTTGTCTCCTCCACAGAGATGTGTTCATGGCCTGGTGTTCCATCCGAGGGCAGAACTCCACCACCGTCACAtagggaagaagaaaaactgacgagcaacaaaaaaaaaaaaaaaaaaactcgcCAGTTTATACGCTTCACGGAGAGGAAACACGGACAaggaacagaaaataaataaaaattaacacGAAGGAATGAATGGTCAGGCTCAGGTATCGGCACATAATCATGAGGGGAAAAAACTAAGAGGAAGACGCACCTGcaggggagaaagaaaaagctgaaagtcactaagatgctttttttttttttttttttctgggatcGATTAACCTCCCCTGAGGACACAAATAATGCAACAGAGGAAACTAAAGACTGGACTCTGACTTCCCTAATGATCCTCTCTATTGGGAATCTGCATCACAGACTTctatatatatacaaatatatacataaatatatcaaatgGATCATTTTTTATGGActtggtgtgtttttaattgtcatgaaaagatgaaaaagagcAGGAAATCATGACCCTGCAGATAAATTCAGCTTCTTGGATCTTCCCATCACGGTCGCATCGAGGACTGATTCACGTCAAAGGGACGGACGAGCAACGAGCTGGACGAAGCACAAACAGTCTTAAAGGTTCGTTTGGAGGCGAGGTGTTTGAGCCGCTCGAAGACAAAAACGATCGTTGAAACCATGCGAGAGGAAACTTTCCAAACAGGTGCTAACATTCAGGAAACTACAAACGGTTTCCTCAGTTCTCATTTTTTCTGCCGAGTcacctgaaaaacaacaacacgagaGTTTTAAAGGTGCATCTTTTGTTTTATGACAAACTTTTGTGGTGTAATGTgtttgagggggaaaaaaagaagaaaatatatgaaataaagACACCAGCTTCAACAACACTtcagtaaggggggggggggttaagggAATCCAGTGTAAAAGCTTTACTTTTTAACATGACggtgttttaatttaaagagcTGCCTTCAGGGCGGTTTGATGACGGAGGACAGGACGGTCGATGATGCAGTGATCATGCTGGTTGATTGTAAATATCCTGGAAATGTTTGtaattgtgaaataaaatattttatgttttaatatacattttttgggACGCACGTTTTGGCTTCACAAAGACAAGCTGCAGTGacgtttatttgtttttttactcaatgATCAAACAGAATCAGTGCTGATGGATATTTTACATGAATTTAAACTTTCACTGAGAATTAATTTGGTTTCTCTAAATATCTTGAAGGATTAGGAGATTTTAAATCTTCATAGAAGTTTTAAGCTCATtggggtgcagatggcctagcggttcgGATGCCCCCCTAATGGATGGAGTCTTCCAAGCAGGTgtcccgggttcaagtccggcctgtggctcctttcctacatgtcacccccccactctctctcacactgttttcctactttatcatctttcctttcaaaataagtcaaaaagcccaaaagctTTTGAATATTAAACTgaagtgttttctttgtctgggagaataattattttttcctcatttttaaTGTATGTCATTGATTAAAAACGCCAAACAAaaccacactttaaaaaaaaagtgtgtaatAAAACTCAAACTTTATTCCCAAAGATTATAAATAaagacttttcttcttcttcttcttcttcttttagacATCCCGGCACTTTAGACCACATCTGGGCGAATCACTGCCCTCCACAGGCGCGCTTTTCTATCGCGAGATTGACGTCGGTGCAAAGTTTGATGACGATGGCGGGAAAGGCCACCATGGCGGGAAAAAGCAGCGTGGACCACAACTAGTGAGAGGAGGCGCTGTTGCGCAGTGCTCGCCCTGCACAACtgcaaaactacaaaactgcACTGAAAATGCGCCACAAAAACCATCACGTCCATTTATAATACACGGATTAAAGGAGAACGAGAAGaagaattgttttaattgttttaatttaaatgaaggAATCTTTATGGTAAAATAGTGTTTCTTATGAAAGCTGATATGTGAAgactcaggaggaggagggggagggagaaggAGCCGAGGAGGAagggaaaggaaggaaggagggagggagggagtaaGGAAGGACGGACTAATTACAACAGATTGGTGTGTGCGTGGTTAAGGTGGAGAAAAGCCAGATTACGGTGCattatatgtttaaaaaaataagatttgttttaaagcgGATGGATTTGTGAGGTTTGTGTTGCATAAGGAAAAAGGCCTTTATtaaaggaggtgtgtgtgtgtatgtgtgtgtgtatgtgtgtgtgtgtgtgaagcaggcGGGGAGAGAAAGTGCGTTATTGTTGGTTGACactgatcatcatcatcatcatcatcatcctcctcatccGGCCCGCGGAGCAGCGAAGAAGAAGCCGGGAGCTGGAGTTTGAACACGGGACTCACCATGGCGGTAAACCTAGACAAGGACGCGTATTACCGCCGGATCAAGAGGCTGTACGGCAACTGGAAGGTAAAGGCTGCTCGATTCGgcgttaaaaaaatgtattt
This portion of the Labrus bergylta chromosome 22, fLabBer1.1, whole genome shotgun sequence genome encodes:
- the tox4b gene encoding TOX high mobility group box family member 4b isoform X1 — its product is MDLNFYSDLTDGTGQHDGDPEFLDPHSFNGFDSDNKFPGGSDNYLTISGSSHPFLSSSETFHTPSLGDEEFEIPPISLDPDSALTVSDVVSHFGELSDTGPSDSVVVPGNAVVEGDDPSFASTFVNAPSQGLEHLSLGVIGHQSGGGALLGSSLGMDLGHPIGSQFSSSVTIDVPLGDMSQGLLGSSQLTTIDQSELSAQLGLGLGGGNILQRSQSPEHRLSATASPTSSLQDDDMDDFRRSVLVESPVSLVVSPAVISLDPSLSAPPLSAPASREQQKRYPNEHQKPVSAYALFFSDTQAAIKGQNPNATFGEVSKIVASMWDSLGEEQKQVYKRKNEAAKKDYLKAMAEYRGGHFSQAPIEVMDTSPSPPPPAPAPSIKTSPASTLSTRTTRSQHYNPEENTITNICTSNIILDLPQVTTRSRTGAIKPQPPPAPLQNPPAVTKIIIKQTQLPSGGVSVTATAASSPRQPPPLQQMQSNPPPPRLQQMVRAQAPPPLQAKPRGGGAAAAAKAPPPLQIKVVPPARQSDASVPIIVTSSGDAPTSVSLLGLRMEVGQSGDVEAGGEEVVEAEEGMEVEVNIAPVPSMTPTAGRNVCVRAGCNNPAVESKDWDKEYCSNECVANHCRDVFMAWCSIRGQNSTTVT
- the tox4b gene encoding TOX high mobility group box family member 4b isoform X2 encodes the protein MEFPGGSDNYLTISGSSHPFLSSSETFHTPSLGDEEFEIPPISLDPDSALTVSDVVSHFGELSDTGPSDSVVVPGNAVVEGDDPSFASTFVNAPSQGLEHLSLGVIGHQSGGGALLGSSLGMDLGHPIGSQFSSSVTIDVPLGDMSQGLLGSSQLTTIDQSELSAQLGLGLGGGNILQRSQSPEHRLSATASPTSSLQDDDMDDFRRSVLVESPVSLVVSPAVISLDPSLSAPPLSAPASREQQKRYPNEHQKPVSAYALFFSDTQAAIKGQNPNATFGEVSKIVASMWDSLGEEQKQVYKRKNEAAKKDYLKAMAEYRGGHFSQAPIEVMDTSPSPPPPAPAPSIKTSPASTLSTRTTRSQHYNPEENTITNICTSNIILDLPQVTTRSRTGAIKPQPPPAPLQNPPAVTKIIIKQTQLPSGGVSVTATAASSPRQPPPLQQMQSNPPPPRLQQMVRAQAPPPLQAKPRGGGAAAAAKAPPPLQIKVVPPARQSDASVPIIVTSSGDAPTSVSLLGLRMEVGQSGDVEAGGEEVVEAEEGMEVEVNIAPVPSMTPTAGRNVCVRAGCNNPAVESKDWDKEYCSNECVANHCRDVFMAWCSIRGQNSTTVT